A DNA window from Halomicrobium mukohataei DSM 12286 contains the following coding sequences:
- a CDS encoding RNA-binding protein encodes MNVKSRHHLRADEIDAIEESVAANLGVELDADTFEKVEFEDSDWDVVLVDGDPLVLYVEGEPFLTVEGLNAYPPTDHVVTVDSGAISFVSDGADVMRPGITEADDGIAAGDLVAINEESHGKFLAVGRAKASGDGMVGDSGKVVESIHHVGDDLFEFSV; translated from the coding sequence ATGAACGTCAAGTCGCGCCACCACCTCAGGGCCGACGAGATCGACGCCATCGAGGAGTCCGTGGCCGCGAACCTCGGCGTGGAGCTGGACGCCGACACCTTCGAGAAAGTGGAGTTCGAGGACAGCGACTGGGACGTGGTGCTGGTCGACGGCGACCCGCTCGTGCTGTACGTCGAAGGCGAGCCGTTCCTCACCGTCGAGGGACTCAACGCGTACCCGCCGACAGACCACGTAGTCACCGTCGACAGCGGCGCGATCTCGTTCGTCTCTGACGGCGCAGACGTGATGCGGCCCGGCATCACCGAGGCCGACGACGGCATCGCTGCGGGCGATCTCGTCGCGATCAACGAGGAATCACACGGGAAGTTCCTCGCCGTCGGGCGCGCGAAGGCGAGCGGCGACGGGATGGTCGGCGACAGCGGGAAGGTCGTCGAGTCGATCCACCACGTGGGTGACGACCTCTTCGAGTTCTCCGTCTGA
- a CDS encoding sugar phosphate isomerase/epimerase family protein translates to MASAIQLYTLRDMDCSVPELLDRVAGAGFDGVEYAYRVPEADPEAVRTALDETGLAVPAAHVPVDALEDDLAATVEQYRSLRTERLVVPYLDSESFGTVERVRETARRLDGLADRLADYDYPLLYHNHDAEFAEVDGRTAFDVLVEETDSVAFELDVGLATYAGVDAAAVIDSHADRIDLLHCTDTHVDAAEPAHAAFDTGDVDYDAVFDAAERAGIEWRIYENGSQDDPVGELDHAAERFLS, encoded by the coding sequence ATGGCCAGTGCCATCCAGCTGTACACGCTCCGTGACATGGACTGTTCCGTCCCCGAACTCCTCGATCGCGTCGCCGGGGCCGGCTTCGACGGCGTCGAGTACGCCTACCGCGTCCCCGAGGCGGATCCCGAGGCCGTCCGGACGGCACTCGACGAGACCGGCCTCGCGGTGCCGGCCGCACACGTCCCCGTCGACGCCCTCGAAGACGATCTGGCGGCGACCGTCGAGCAGTACCGCTCGCTCCGGACCGAACGGCTCGTGGTTCCCTATCTCGACAGCGAGTCGTTCGGCACGGTCGAGCGCGTCCGCGAGACGGCCCGCCGCCTCGACGGGCTCGCCGACCGGCTCGCGGACTACGACTACCCGCTCCTGTATCACAACCACGACGCCGAGTTCGCCGAGGTCGACGGTCGGACGGCCTTCGACGTGCTCGTCGAGGAGACTGACAGTGTCGCCTTCGAACTCGACGTCGGGCTGGCGACCTACGCCGGTGTCGACGCGGCCGCGGTGATCGACAGCCACGCCGACCGGATCGACCTGCTGCACTGCACGGACACGCACGTCGACGCCGCGGAACCGGCCCACGCCGCCTTCGACACGGGCGACGTGGACTACGACGCCGTCTTCGACGCCGCCGAACGCGCCGGCATCGAGTGGCGCATCTACGAGAACGGATCACAGGACGACCCCGTCGGCGAACTCGACCACGCGGCCGAGCGCTTCCTGTCCTGA
- a CDS encoding DUF7119 family protein, translating into MTADGRDGPSHAERESPVGKPVIRGDPSLTGQRAQEAVEFDPDDPESLELAARTVRAFSENTAGADDNVYMLRGAAACAALVRGEGSYKAAAERAGGDATVSFIRKWSRVHDLPRSIRRHVAMGHIAPTAAKHIARVGGEARLHLAWAALDHDLTVRQVRSVASDVNEGQSVASALEAEGVRLGELELELDPAVYRELRRRAALDGASPGAVVSELLADRLD; encoded by the coding sequence ATGACTGCCGATGGCCGCGACGGCCCCAGCCACGCCGAGCGCGAGTCGCCGGTCGGGAAGCCGGTCATCCGTGGTGACCCTTCCCTGACCGGCCAGCGCGCCCAGGAGGCCGTGGAGTTCGACCCCGACGACCCCGAGAGCCTCGAACTGGCCGCACGGACCGTCCGGGCTTTCTCAGAGAACACTGCTGGTGCCGACGACAACGTCTACATGCTCCGCGGTGCGGCCGCCTGTGCCGCGCTGGTCCGGGGTGAGGGATCGTACAAGGCCGCCGCCGAACGCGCTGGGGGCGACGCCACCGTCTCGTTCATCCGCAAGTGGTCCCGCGTCCACGACCTCCCGCGCTCGATCCGCCGTCACGTCGCCATGGGACACATCGCTCCCACCGCGGCCAAACACATCGCTCGGGTCGGCGGCGAGGCCCGCCTCCACCTCGCCTGGGCTGCGCTCGACCACGATCTGACCGTCCGACAGGTTCGGTCGGTCGCGAGCGACGTCAACGAGGGCCAGTCGGTCGCCAGCGCGCTCGAAGCCGAAGGAGTCCGACTGGGCGAACTCGAACTCGAACTCGATCCGGCCGTGTACCGCGAACTGCGTCGGCGCGCGGCGCTCGACGGGGCGTCGCCCGGCGCGGTCGTCAGCGAGTTGCTGGCCGACCGACTGGACTGA
- a CDS encoding DUF6360 family protein, with the protein MVDRIMRVNAYTTFDLLEGRVKGHGFDEDAYAVLNVSTDTREDPDAVEVQIEMDNTEVDAVEPHADTVSLSPAQAREMAAELEKYASKVDASEE; encoded by the coding sequence ATGGTCGATCGGATCATGCGGGTCAACGCGTACACGACCTTCGATCTGCTGGAAGGACGCGTCAAGGGGCACGGCTTCGATGAAGACGCCTATGCCGTGTTGAACGTCAGTACGGACACGCGCGAGGACCCCGACGCCGTCGAGGTACAGATCGAGATGGACAACACCGAGGTCGACGCCGTCGAGCCCCACGCCGACACCGTGTCGCTGTCGCCGGCCCAGGCCCGCGAGATGGCCGCCGAGTTAGAGAAGTACGCCAGTAAAGTCGACGCCAGCGAGGAGTAG
- a CDS encoding aldo/keto reductase has translation MSHPTRTLPSGDELPIVGVGTWNIDGDTLRDSVRAGLDAGYTHVDTAEGYKNEDVIGDVLADYDREELFLTSKVLPKNLDYESVIASCEASLERLGTDYLDLYLVHWPNPAISLRETMNAMATLHDRGLIRNVGVSNFSAYQLSCAHHVSDVPIAVNQIEFHPYLQRPDLVDYCRETDTVIEAAAPLARTEVFDDPVIQELAETYDKSPAQIVLKWAVEQDVVVLPKSSSPEHVRQNGALFDWELAAEDRERLDDRDRDQPVYDHPARDWTGDTYGISQ, from the coding sequence ATGTCCCATCCAACGCGTACGCTCCCGAGCGGTGACGAGCTTCCGATCGTCGGCGTCGGAACCTGGAACATCGACGGCGACACGCTCCGTGATTCGGTCCGAGCCGGACTGGACGCGGGCTACACCCACGTCGACACCGCCGAGGGGTACAAAAACGAAGACGTGATCGGCGACGTGCTGGCCGACTACGACCGCGAGGAACTGTTTCTCACCTCGAAGGTCCTGCCCAAGAACCTCGACTACGAGTCGGTGATCGCCTCGTGTGAGGCCTCGCTGGAGCGACTCGGGACCGACTACCTCGACCTGTATCTCGTTCACTGGCCCAACCCCGCGATCTCGTTGCGCGAGACGATGAACGCGATGGCGACGCTGCACGACCGCGGACTGATCCGGAACGTCGGCGTCTCGAACTTCAGCGCCTACCAGCTCAGCTGTGCTCACCACGTCAGCGACGTTCCCATCGCGGTCAACCAGATCGAGTTCCACCCCTACCTCCAGCGGCCCGATCTCGTCGACTACTGCCGCGAGACCGACACCGTGATCGAGGCCGCCGCACCGCTCGCCCGGACGGAGGTTTTCGACGACCCGGTGATCCAGGAGTTGGCCGAGACCTACGACAAGTCACCGGCACAGATCGTCCTGAAGTGGGCCGTCGAACAGGACGTGGTCGTCCTCCCCAAATCGTCCTCGCCGGAACACGTCCGCCAAAACGGCGCGCTGTTCGACTGGGAGCTGGCCGCCGAGGACCGCGAGCGACTCGACGACCGGGACCGCGACCAACCCGTCTACGACCATCCCGCTCGCGACTGGACCGGCGACACGTACGGCATCTCCCAGTAA
- a CDS encoding helix-turn-helix transcriptional regulator: MKNEIATYREQEGLSQGELAAAVGVSRQTINAVERERYDPSLALAFTLAAYFDCRVEALFDPDLEPVGE, encoded by the coding sequence ATGAAAAACGAGATCGCCACCTACCGGGAACAAGAGGGGTTGAGCCAGGGCGAACTGGCAGCAGCCGTCGGTGTCTCACGACAGACGATCAACGCGGTCGAGCGGGAGCGCTACGATCCGTCGCTGGCGCTGGCGTTCACGCTCGCCGCCTACTTCGACTGCCGGGTCGAGGCGCTGTTCGACCCCGACCTGGAGCCGGTCGGGGAGTGA
- a CDS encoding CPCC family cysteine-rich protein, with amino-acid sequence MSTDSPGNPASRELGFCPCCGYRTLPEGHPGSYEVCPVCHWLDDPVQFGDAEYVSDTNHVSLSDARTNFEKHGACTPEAADQTKRPADAPRDPNWPYAEE; translated from the coding sequence ATGTCGACCGATTCGCCAGGGAACCCTGCCTCCCGCGAGCTGGGCTTTTGCCCGTGTTGTGGCTACCGGACGCTGCCGGAAGGCCACCCAGGTTCCTACGAGGTCTGTCCGGTGTGTCACTGGCTCGACGACCCCGTCCAGTTCGGCGACGCCGAGTACGTCAGCGACACTAACCACGTCTCGCTCAGCGACGCCCGCACCAACTTCGAGAAACACGGTGCCTGCACGCCCGAGGCCGCAGACCAGACAAAACGGCCCGCCGACGCGCCACGTGACCCGAACTGGCCCTACGCCGAGGAGTGA
- the fer gene encoding ferredoxin Fer produces the protein MASPFEVLAVDPNASDEAIERAYRERVKETHPDHGGSLEAFQSVRAAYERILSGEADGTERQRADDDSDDGGSIHPRVEYLNYEVLDDHGWHADDDDLFEKAAGAGLDDVDYGSFHVYPRESVLEAAERNDFAWPFACRGGACANCAVVVLSGALTTRVDHVLPDEIVDRGFQLACNGIPTSDELQLLYNVKHMAELEELLLPPRPFEQAHSDD, from the coding sequence GTGGCGTCCCCGTTCGAAGTTCTCGCCGTCGACCCGAACGCGAGCGACGAGGCAATCGAGCGCGCTTACAGGGAGCGAGTCAAAGAGACCCATCCCGACCACGGCGGCTCGCTGGAGGCCTTCCAGTCGGTGCGGGCCGCGTACGAACGGATCCTGTCTGGCGAGGCCGACGGCACCGAGCGACAGCGTGCCGACGACGACAGCGACGACGGCGGCTCGATCCACCCGCGCGTGGAGTATCTCAACTACGAGGTACTGGACGATCACGGCTGGCACGCGGACGACGACGACCTCTTCGAGAAGGCGGCCGGGGCCGGGCTCGACGATGTCGATTACGGGAGCTTCCACGTCTACCCCCGCGAGTCGGTGCTGGAGGCCGCAGAGCGGAACGACTTCGCCTGGCCCTTCGCCTGCCGTGGCGGGGCGTGTGCCAACTGCGCGGTCGTCGTCCTGTCCGGAGCGCTGACGACCCGCGTCGATCACGTGCTGCCCGACGAGATTGTCGACCGGGGCTTTCAGCTGGCCTGCAACGGGATTCCGACGAGCGACGAGCTGCAACTGCTGTACAACGTCAAGCACATGGCCGAACTCGAAGAGCTGCTGTTGCCCCCACGGCCCTTCGAGCAGGCACACTCCGACGACTGA
- a CDS encoding aryl-sulfate sulfotransferase, whose amino-acid sequence MFSDGLLASCRRIGTGLTDCVARARANATAADWIRFALLATICLLLAVVAANVATSTPADNTTLQRGTVTQPADNTTIVSVQGYTFEGSVNDKKPARLIAADERAGTDWTYQSRQGSGAWFFDVDPLDDGNLLVVSPRSGETLIYELNPETNERVWERRFPFEDTHDADMLSEDELVIGHMRAWNETSEVSNDEVVVYNLTTDEITWRWRLREHFDNDTDGGMNADWSHLNDVDQVGEHRLLLSPRNFDQAIVVDRRSGEIVRRLGRDDDYSVLTEQHNPDYLVGENGTPTMLVADSGNDRVVEYARLNGSWERTWEVGTGSLKWPRDADRLPNGNTLIVDSLNHRVIEVTPTGEIVWEYYATWGPYDAERLGTGDESNGPTIRQQNATGSYDLSGSAGLRPGTGDNLDFPSRLQATFSGTLLSGPANALAQLWGHYMPWFRPVWLSSWDAAFLIGAGLLGVSWAGGEAIVRRKRLVGGLRRRLPF is encoded by the coding sequence GTGTTCTCCGACGGCTTGCTCGCCTCCTGTCGACGGATCGGGACAGGACTGACCGATTGCGTCGCACGAGCGCGTGCGAACGCTACTGCCGCCGACTGGATTCGGTTCGCGCTGCTGGCGACGATCTGTCTCTTGCTGGCGGTCGTCGCAGCCAACGTAGCGACGTCCACGCCGGCAGACAACACCACTCTCCAGCGCGGGACGGTGACCCAGCCGGCCGACAACACGACGATCGTCAGCGTCCAGGGGTACACCTTCGAGGGCTCGGTCAACGACAAGAAGCCCGCTCGACTGATCGCGGCCGACGAACGTGCTGGCACGGACTGGACCTACCAGAGCCGTCAGGGGTCCGGTGCCTGGTTCTTCGACGTCGATCCGCTCGACGACGGGAACCTGCTCGTCGTCTCGCCTCGCAGCGGCGAGACGCTGATCTACGAGCTGAACCCCGAGACCAACGAGCGCGTCTGGGAACGGCGCTTCCCCTTCGAAGACACCCACGACGCCGACATGCTCAGCGAGGACGAACTCGTGATCGGCCACATGCGGGCCTGGAACGAGACCAGCGAGGTCAGCAACGACGAGGTGGTGGTCTACAACCTGACGACCGACGAGATCACCTGGCGCTGGCGGCTCCGCGAGCACTTCGACAACGACACCGACGGCGGTATGAACGCCGACTGGAGCCACCTCAACGACGTGGACCAGGTCGGCGAGCATCGCTTGCTCCTGTCGCCGCGCAACTTCGATCAGGCGATCGTCGTCGATCGACGGTCCGGCGAGATCGTCCGGCGACTGGGTCGTGACGACGACTACTCGGTGCTCACCGAACAGCACAATCCCGACTACCTCGTCGGCGAGAACGGGACGCCGACGATGCTGGTCGCCGACAGCGGCAACGATCGGGTCGTCGAGTACGCTCGCCTGAACGGCTCGTGGGAACGGACCTGGGAGGTCGGGACGGGCTCGCTCAAGTGGCCGCGGGACGCCGATCGCCTCCCCAACGGCAACACGCTGATCGTCGACAGCCTCAACCACCGCGTGATCGAGGTCACGCCGACCGGCGAGATCGTCTGGGAGTACTACGCCACCTGGGGACCGTACGACGCAGAGCGACTGGGGACCGGCGACGAGTCCAACGGCCCGACGATCCGCCAGCAAAACGCCACCGGCAGCTACGACCTCTCCGGCAGTGCGGGCCTGCGCCCCGGTACCGGCGACAACCTCGACTTCCCGTCCCGGCTTCAGGCGACGTTCTCGGGGACGCTGCTGTCCGGGCCCGCGAACGCCCTCGCACAGCTGTGGGGTCACTACATGCCGTGGTTCCGTCCGGTCTGGCTCTCCTCGTGGGACGCGGCCTTCCTCATTGGGGCGGGCCTGCTCGGGGTGAGCTGGGCCGGCGGCGAAGCGATCGTACGGCGCAAGCGACTCGTCGGCGGGCTCCGGCGTCGGCTCCCGTTCTGA
- a CDS encoding winged helix-turn-helix domain-containing protein translates to MSRADDLRDCEDCLAPADAFAIVGEETRLSILEALWRLDEPAAFSEIRAAVGMTDSAQFNYHLGKLTDQFVRKTDDGYELRTAGERIVQAIFAGSFTQHPEREIEIDDPCVRCGATLSAHYVDEQLSITCPACEHGHGEYPFPPGGLHDRTDAEILSAFDQRVRHLHCLAKDGVCPECNGRMATTIGRGEDCCLGVSVRATHRCRQCAHELCSAVGLGLLDQSPVVSFYEDHGVDLAQTPYWRLDWCVDDHPVTVVEEDPWRLRVDVTRDGDRLAVVVDGDLEIVETRRDPATPAE, encoded by the coding sequence ATGAGCAGGGCAGACGATCTTCGGGACTGTGAGGACTGTCTCGCACCGGCCGACGCCTTCGCGATCGTCGGCGAGGAGACGCGCCTCTCGATCCTCGAAGCGCTGTGGCGACTCGACGAGCCGGCCGCCTTCTCCGAGATCCGGGCAGCAGTCGGGATGACCGACAGCGCGCAGTTCAACTACCACCTCGGGAAGCTGACCGACCAGTTCGTCCGCAAGACCGACGACGGGTACGAGCTCCGGACCGCGGGCGAGCGGATCGTCCAGGCTATCTTCGCCGGCTCGTTCACCCAGCATCCGGAACGCGAGATCGAGATCGACGATCCGTGCGTCCGCTGTGGCGCGACCCTGTCGGCTCACTACGTCGACGAACAGCTGTCGATCACCTGCCCGGCGTGTGAGCACGGCCACGGCGAGTATCCGTTCCCGCCGGGGGGACTCCACGACCGGACCGACGCGGAGATCCTGTCCGCGTTCGACCAGCGCGTGCGCCACCTCCACTGTCTCGCCAAGGACGGCGTCTGTCCGGAGTGTAACGGCCGCATGGCGACGACGATCGGACGCGGCGAGGACTGCTGTCTGGGCGTCTCGGTGCGGGCGACCCACCGCTGTCGGCAGTGTGCCCACGAACTCTGTTCGGCGGTCGGACTGGGGCTCCTCGACCAGTCGCCCGTCGTGAGCTTCTACGAGGACCACGGCGTCGACCTCGCACAGACGCCCTACTGGCGACTCGACTGGTGTGTCGACGACCACCCGGTCACCGTCGTCGAGGAGGATCCCTGGCGGCTCCGCGTCGACGTGACCCGCGACGGCGACCGGCTCGCCGTCGTCGTCGACGGCGATCTCGAAATCGTCGAGACGCGCCGCGACCCGGCGACGCCCGCCGAGTGA
- a CDS encoding nitrite/sulfite reductase: MPTKVENWKDEVYGNEIRDHLMEFAEEGWDAIPEDEHDAWFERFKWWGLYHQRSGQESYFMMRIGTPNGVIEPGQLEVIAEVADKYARGPEENPEFGDAYCDWTTRQSIQLHWIKIEDIPEIFELLESVGLSTQQACGDSWRNIVGCPVAGKDKHEHIDAWPIAEDLHETFKGDDDYANLPRKWKVSITGCDQGCGQGDINDLAYEPAEKDGELGFNVRVGGGLSRKEPRLARDIDVWVPPEKAADIGHGMSALFREYGDRDDRFNARIKFLMDEWGPEKMRSVLQEEFVDFELPRAGEDMRDQYTYNAGGNEHGDHVGVHEQPDGNYYVGLDVLVGRMGVDDVYELAEIAEEYGSGEVRLTQRQNVIVTDVDSDRLDAFLDEPLLDDYSPDPHPFMRGSIACTGTEFCSLSIVETKNRQVRYARWLKDNVSLPEGVEDFHIHLSGCTASCAQPQIADISLRGMKTRKDGEPVEAFDIGLGGGLGENPQFADWVEMRVAADEVPGYIENLLDAFEAEREGDETFREFVADRDEEALQSLADPEETSYDDPYLGNTKMTWYPYAEDNDMQSSPAPTDANDEPLPSDD; the protein is encoded by the coding sequence ATGCCGACGAAAGTCGAGAACTGGAAGGACGAGGTGTACGGCAACGAGATCCGTGACCACCTCATGGAGTTTGCCGAAGAGGGCTGGGACGCGATTCCCGAGGACGAACACGACGCCTGGTTCGAGCGCTTCAAGTGGTGGGGCCTGTACCACCAGCGCTCCGGGCAAGAGTCGTACTTCATGATGCGGATCGGGACACCCAACGGTGTCATCGAGCCCGGACAGCTGGAAGTGATCGCGGAGGTCGCCGACAAGTACGCCCGCGGCCCCGAGGAGAACCCGGAGTTCGGCGACGCCTACTGTGACTGGACGACCCGCCAGTCGATCCAGCTCCACTGGATCAAGATCGAGGACATCCCCGAAATCTTCGAACTGCTCGAATCCGTCGGTCTCTCGACCCAGCAGGCCTGTGGTGACTCCTGGCGAAACATCGTCGGCTGTCCCGTCGCCGGCAAGGACAAACACGAACACATCGACGCCTGGCCGATCGCCGAAGACCTCCACGAGACGTTCAAGGGCGACGACGACTACGCGAACCTCCCGCGCAAGTGGAAGGTCTCGATCACGGGCTGCGATCAGGGCTGTGGCCAGGGCGACATCAACGACCTCGCCTACGAGCCAGCCGAGAAGGACGGCGAACTCGGCTTCAACGTCCGCGTCGGCGGCGGCCTCTCCCGAAAGGAGCCCCGCCTCGCGCGTGACATCGACGTCTGGGTACCCCCGGAGAAGGCGGCCGACATCGGTCACGGGATGTCCGCACTGTTCCGCGAGTACGGCGACCGCGACGACCGGTTCAACGCCCGCATCAAGTTCCTCATGGACGAGTGGGGTCCCGAAAAGATGCGGTCGGTCCTCCAGGAGGAGTTCGTCGACTTCGAGCTTCCGCGGGCCGGCGAGGACATGCGCGACCAGTACACCTACAACGCCGGGGGCAACGAGCACGGCGACCACGTCGGCGTCCACGAACAGCCCGACGGCAACTACTACGTCGGCCTGGACGTCCTCGTCGGTCGGATGGGCGTCGACGACGTGTACGAACTGGCCGAAATCGCCGAGGAGTACGGCTCCGGCGAGGTCCGGCTGACCCAGCGCCAGAACGTCATCGTCACGGACGTCGACAGTGACCGCCTCGACGCGTTCCTCGACGAGCCGCTGCTGGACGACTACTCGCCCGATCCCCACCCGTTCATGCGGGGCTCGATCGCCTGTACGGGGACGGAGTTCTGTTCGCTGTCGATCGTCGAGACGAAGAACCGACAGGTCCGCTACGCCCGCTGGCTCAAGGACAACGTCTCGCTGCCCGAGGGCGTCGAGGACTTCCACATCCACCTCTCGGGCTGTACGGCCTCCTGTGCCCAGCCCCAGATCGCCGACATCTCGCTGCGGGGCATGAAGACCCGCAAGGACGGCGAGCCGGTCGAGGCATTCGACATCGGCCTGGGCGGCGGACTCGGGGAGAACCCCCAGTTCGCCGACTGGGTCGAGATGCGCGTCGCCGCCGACGAAGTGCCGGGCTACATCGAGAACCTCCTCGACGCCTTCGAGGCCGAACGCGAGGGCGACGAGACCTTCCGCGAGTTCGTCGCGGACCGCGACGAGGAGGCCCTACAGTCCCTGGCAGATCCCGAAGAGACGAGCTACGACGATCCGTACCTGGGCAACACGAAGATGACCTGGTACCCCTACGCCGAGGACAACGACATGCAGTCCTCGCCGGCACCGACCGACGCCAACGACGAGCCGCTGCCGTCCGACGACTGA